The genomic stretch TTATTTCATCGTGCTTCGCATTTGTCTGTCCTGGGTAGGCCATATTTATAGCCGACTGATGATGCTCGATCATTGAAGAAATAAACGCTTTGTCAAATGCATCGCCAGTGAGGCTTTTAAGTTCTTCTGTCATCTGACCCATATCTGCCATCATTCCCATCGCTGAATGATCCATCATCATTTCACCGCTACTGCTTGGATAACCCCACTCCTTTTGCCATGTTTCCATGTCAGTAATTTCTTTAGACTGAGCTGCAATGATGGCGTCAGCCATATCTTTAAGCTCTTGATGCTTCGCGTTGGCTTGAGCAAGCTTTGCCATATCAACCGCACCTTTATGGTGTTCGATCATATTAGCAATAAACATCCGGTCGTAGTCATCGCCTGTAAGTTCACTGTACATTTTATAGTCGGCTGAGTTTTTGTCGACAAGACCGTTGGAGCTGTCTTGGGATGAATTGTTGTTGCTCATCATCCCACCGTTCATCTTGCCATCGTTATTACTTGTAACTGCAAATAATACCATACCGGCAATCGCCACTATTGCAA from Gammaproteobacteria bacterium encodes the following:
- a CDS encoding DUF305 domain-containing protein is translated as MKKNKNNILILAIVAIVAIAGMVLFAVTSNNDGKMNGGMMSNNNSSQDSSNGLVDKNSADYKMYSELTGDDYDRMFIANMIEHHKGAVDMAKLAQANAKHQELKDMADAIIAAQSKEITDMETWQKEWGYPSSSGEMMMDHSAMGMMADMGQMTEELKSLTGDAFDKAFISSMIEHHQSAINMAYPGQTNAKHDEIKQLTKAIVEAQSNEITQMKQWQKDWGY